One genomic region from Cygnus atratus isolate AKBS03 ecotype Queensland, Australia chromosome 18, CAtr_DNAZoo_HiC_assembly, whole genome shotgun sequence encodes:
- the TMEM220 gene encoding transmembrane protein 220 isoform X3 gives MAGGSSARRLWQLCNLLMAAFFGLAAAVQVNDPDAGLWVVVYLVPAALTLLVGLSPSVTENAVWRSLCDLHSAGCIFGTIALACSLFAYTQGNILHEEEGRELFGLVIITIWMSLCRSSVKVVNSIFLKKIQ, from the exons ATGGCGGGCGGCAGCTCGGCGAGGCGGCTGTGGCAGCTCTGCAACCTGCTTATGGCCGCCTTCTTCGGGCTGGCGGCTGCCGTGCAG GTGAACGACCCCGACGCCGGGCTGTGGGTG GTTGTCTACTTGGTGCCGGCTGCCCTTACGCTGCTTGTTGGCCTTAGCCCTTCAGTAACAG aaaacgCGGTTTGGAGAAGTCTCTGTGACCTTCATTCTGCTGGTTGTATTTTTGGAACCATTGCTTTGGCTTGTTCTTTGTTTGCGTACACTCAAGGAAACATTTTGCATGAAGAGGAAGGCAG agAGTTATTTGGTCTGGTGATTATTACAATATGGATGAGTCTTTGTCGCAGTTCAGTAAA